CCGACGCTCACGCTCGTCGGGACGACGGGCCCCGACGGCTTGTTCCGCTACCCCCGAGGCCGGTCGGACGCGTACGTGCGGAGCCGAGTGATCGTGGCGGCCGAGGGCTACGGCCCCACCTTCGTCGACAGGACTCCGGCGGGCGAAGACGAGGTCGTCCCGCTGGTCCGCGACGACGTCCCCATCCGGGGCCGCGTTATCGACGCCCGGGGCCGCCCGGTCGCCGGGGCCGCGGTGACGGTCGCCTCGATCTCCTGGAACCCCAGCGGCGACGTGGACCGGCTGATCGACGGCTTCAGGCCGAGGACCAGCGAGCCCAGGCCGGGCGAAACGGAGCGTTCGTGGTCGATCGACGTCCCCTTCCTCCCCTCCGCGGTCGCCGACCAGGACGGCCGGTTCACTATTCGGGGCGTCGGCCGCGGGCGGATCGCCTCGCTCCGGGTCGCCGGAACGGGGATCGAGACGGCGCAGATCCGGGTTGCCACCCGCGAGATGCCGGCCGTCGAAGTCCTATTCGTCCCGGGCCGGAAGGACGGCCCGAAAGAGACCTATTACGGCGCGACCTTCGAGTACGTCGCGCCTCCGGGACGGGAGGTCGTCGGGACGGTGACCGACCTGGAGACGGGACGGCCCGTGGCCGGGGCGACCGTCGGCTCCTCCCGATGGTCCACGTCGGTGGACCCCGATTTCCAGACGACCACCGACCCCCAGGGCCGCTACCGGCTCGTGGGCCTTCCGGCCAAACCCGGCAGGTTCAACGGCGACATCGAGGAGATCATCGCCGGAGGGGGTGCCACGCCGCCCTACCTCTCGGCGACGAAGCCGATCGGTCGGTTCGAAGCCGGCAAGCCCACCATCGTCGACCTCGCCCTCCGTCGCGGGGTCCGGGTCAAGGGGCGGGTCGTCGACAAGCAGACCGGCCAGGGCGTCCGCTCGATCGCCGTCTACTTCGTCCTGGCCGGGAACCCCTACTGCACGCCAAACCCCCGGGCCATGTCGAGCAGCCTGCCAATCGGCCCATGGACCGACGACGACGGGAACTTCGAGCTGGTCGCGTCGCCGGGCCCGGGGGCGATCGCCGTGCGGGCGCGAGGCAAGAGCTTCCTGTACGACGACGAGGGCATGCCCTACCGGCGGGGGACGGGCGTGGAGACGATCCCGGGGCTGAAGTGGCAGAGCGTGGAGTCGGGCCTCGTCGACACGCTGACCGACATCTTCAAGCCGTACGAGTACCACGGCGTCGCGGGCGTCGACCCGAAGCCGGGCGATGCGGAGATCACCTGCGAGATCCTGCTCGACCGCGGCCGGTCGGTGCCGGGCCGGGTGGTCGGCCCGGACGGCTCGCCGCTGGCCGGGGCGGTCGTCCTGGGGGACGAGGATTACATCTTCGACCGAGGGCCCGAGCCGCAGCCGTCGGCCGATTTCGTGGTAGCGACGCTCGTCCCGAACGCCCCCCGCACCGTCACGGCCTACCATGCCGAGAAGAACCTCGCCGGGTCCCTCGTGGTCGGGCCCGACGAGGTCGGCCCGGTGGTCCTGAAGCTGGAGCCGCAGGGCGAGGTGACAGGCCGGCTAATCGACGCCGCCGGGCTCCCGGTGGCCGGCTGGCAGATCATGCACGGCAACCCCCAGTCGTCGAAGCCGTCCGACGCCGGCGGGGGCGCGGTGGTCGCCACGACGGCCGGGGACGGCCGATTCCGCATCCCGAGGATCGTCCCCGGGCGGAGCTACACCTTCACCGTCTGGAGCCTGCGGCCCAACCCGCAACACCCCAGGAACGTGACCCTGGTCGAGGGCCTGATCGTCCCGAGCGGCGAGACGAAGGACCTCGGCGACGTGTCCCGCGACGCGGGCGATTAAGCCCTACGAGAGCCGATCAGGGCGGGCGGCCCTCCCGCTGCGCGAGGGCCGCTCGGCGCCCTTTCGCCCCGCCTGTTCCCTCACCGCCGACGGTTCCGCTAGAATCGGACCTCGGGACGCCGGCTCGTGCTGCGACGCCCCTCTCTTCTCGACGGCGTCTCACACGACATCACGATCCGCATCCGAGAGCGACTCCCATGATGATGCGTCTCCTCCTCTTCGCGACGGGCCTGGCGTCCGCCCTCCTCACAGCCCCGATCGCGGACGCGCGGGCCGACTCGCCGCCGATCCGCGTCCTCTTTCTGGGCGACCGCGGGCACCACGACCCGGCCGACCGCGAGGCTCAGATCGCGCCCGTGCTGGCCCTCCGCGGGATCGACGTCGCGTACACCGAGGACGTCGCCGCCGCGTTGAACCCGGAGACGCTCAAGGGCTACGACGCCCTGATCCTCTACGCCAACATCGACGAGATCGCCCCGGCGCAGGCCAAGGCGCTCGTGGACTACGTCGAGGGGGGCGGCGGATTCGTGCCGATCCACTGCGCCTCCTTCTGCTTCCGGAACTCGCCCGCGTGCGTCGCCCTGATCGGCGGCCAGTTCAAGAGCCACGAGACGGGCGTGTTCGAGACCGCCGTCGTCGCCCCCGAGCACCCGATCACCAAGGGGCTCGTCCCGTTCAAGACATGGGACGAGACCTACGTCCACGAGAAGCACAACGCCGAGGGCCGCACCGTCCTCCAGGTCCGCCAGCAAGAGCCCTGGACCTGGGTCCGCACCCAGGGGAAGGGCCGCGTCTTCTACACGGCCTACGGCCACGATTCGCGGACCTGGGAGCAGCCCGGGTTCCAGGCGCTCCTGGAGCGCGGCATCCGCTGGGCGGCCGGCAGGCCGGTGTTCGACTCGCGGCCGACCGTCGCGCCGGGGCTGAAGCCGGCCGAGGTCGTCGACGCCGGCTCGGACATCCCCAACTACCTGCCGTCGGAGAAGTGGGGCGTGCAGGGCGAGCCCTACCGCAAGATGCCCGCCCCGCTCGGCCCGGCCGAGTCGCTCAAGCACCTGATCGTCCCCAAGGGCTTCGAGCCCCGCCTGTTCGCCGCCGAGCCCGAGATCGCCAGGCCGATCTGCATGGCCTGGGACCACAAAGGCCGGCTCTGGATCGCCGAGAGCTTCGACTACCCCAACACCAAGCAGGGCCGGGGCGCCGAGGGCCGCGACCGCATCAAGGTCTGCGAGGACCGCGACGGCGACGGCCGGGCCGAGACCTTCACCATCTTCGCCGAGGGGCTCAACATCCCGACGAGCCTCTGCCATCACGACGGCGGCGTGATCGTCCACCAGGCGCCCGACACCCTGTTCCTCAAGGACACGGACGGCGACGGCAAGGCCGACGTGAAGAAGGTTCTGTTCACCGGCTGGGGCACGGCCGACACCCACGCCGGCCCCAGCAACCTCCGCTACGGCCTCGACGGCTGGATCTACGGCATCGTCGGCTACTCGGCCTTCAAGGGGACCGTCGGCGGCGAGAGGCTCGCGTTCGGCCAGGGGATCTACCGGTTCAAGCCCGACGGCTCCAAGCTGGAGTTCCTCCGCAGCACCTCGAACAACTCGTGGGGCCTGGGCTTGAGCGAGGAAGGGCTGATCTTCGGCTCGACGGCCAACGGTTGCCCGAGCGTCTTCCTGGGGGTCCCCAACCGCTACTACGAGTCGGTCCGGGGCTCGTCCCCGAGCGTCCTGCGGATGATCTCCGCGACCAACAACATCTACCCCGAGACCGACAAGGTCCGCCAGGTGGACCACCACGGCGGCTTCACCGCCGCCGCCGGCCACGCGCTCTACACGGCGCGGGCGTATCCGGCCCCGTACTGGAACAAGACGGCGTTCGTCGCCGAGCCGACCGGGCACCTGCTGGCCGCGTTCACGCTCCAGCCCAAGGGGAGCGACTTCGCCTCGTACAACGGCTGGAACCTCGTCTCCAGCGACGACGAGTGGACCGCGCCGATCATCGCCGAGGTCGGCCCCGACGGCCACGTCTGGGTCGTCGACTGGTACAACTACATCGTCCAGCACAACCCCACGCCCCAGGGCTTCCAGACCGGCAAGGGGGCCGCCTACGAGACCCCGCTGCGCGACAAGACCCACGGCCGGATCCACCGGATCGTCTGGAAAGACGCGCCCCAGCCCTCGTGGAAGCCGCTCGACCCGGCCGACGCCGACGGCCTCGTGGCGGCGCTGGGGAGCGACAATCAGCTCTGGCGGCTGCACGCCCAGCGGCTCCTGGTCGAGCGCGGCAAGGCCGACGTCGTCCCCGCCCTGCTCGCCCTGGCGGCCGACCCCAAGGTCGACGCGATCGGCCTCAACCCCGGCGCGATCCACGCGCTCTGGACGCTCCGCGGCCTGAAGGCGATCGACGGCGACGCCAAGGCGCGGGGGGCGGCCGTCGCGGCCCTCAAGCACCCCTCGGCCGGAGTGCGCCGGAACGCCTTGCAGGTCCTGCCGCGCGACGCCGAGACGGTCGCGGCGGTGGTCGCGGCCGGCTCGCTCGCCGACCCCGACGTGCAGGTCCGGCTGGCCGCCCTGCTGACCCTGGCCGACGTCCCGACCGACCCGGCGGCCGGCGCGGCGATCGCCAAGGCCCTGGTCGCGGGCCTGGGCGCGGGCGACCGCTGGCTGACCGACGCCGCCGTGAGCGCCGCGGCGGCCCACGCCGAGCCCTTCCTGAAGGCCCTGGCCGCGACCGGGGCCGAGGGCGTGCCGTCGCCCGCCATGCTCCGGGTCGTCGAGCGGGTCGCCGAGCACCACGCGCGGGGGGGCCCGGTCGACGCGATCGGCGGCGTCCTCGCGGCCTTCGGCGACGTGGCCGCGACCCCCTTCGGCCGTGCGGTCGCCGAGCGCGTCGTCGTCGGCGAGGCCAGGGGCTGGCCCGCCGACCGCAAGCCGACGCTCGACGCGGCCGCGGAGCAGGCGCTCGCCGGCCTGCTCGACCGGCTCCCCTCGGAGGGCCGGGGCCGGCTCGTCTTCCTCGGCTCGCGATGGGGGAGCGAGGCCATGAAGCGCGCGTCCGAGGACGTCGCCAAGGCCCTGCTGGCCCGGGTGGGCGACGACTCGAAGCCCGAGCGCGACCGCATCGAGGCCGCCCGCGAGGTCGTCGAGCTGCGGC
The DNA window shown above is from Paludisphaera mucosa and carries:
- a CDS encoding M56 family metallopeptidase translates to MTPAAASLGYRLLDYYALATCVLLAVVPILLGLRQPARRIAVGRAALGGLLALLALGFVPHWPRVGLAGLLTSTPERTTIPPAASVAPARSAGPLPGASESSRPALDAGRPDGIAPPVPTAPERPVAGVVRTATTAPDRALIAVRAFVVGSGAMLAWLAVGSWRVSVLRRRSRRATPAAEAVLSWLVGDAPTPALLVHDALGQPVAIGVLRPTIILPSRFLDEPTARLEAALAHEWGHIRNGDLRLIAASRLLLPILFAHPIYWWLRRLIRDDQEALADAAAASAVGGRLGYAEILFAWSRTSPDRSWLAAGGSVALFERPSQVKRRIAMLLDGEFRVEPTCPARWRIAARALTATAVVAASFLTLRPAAGGADGPGIPRPVVQAQEPTPPAPSKTEPDAIEARLLDPDGKPVAGARVYLDESMTFAGPKRPGPTLTLVGTTGPDGLFRYPRGRSDAYVRSRVIVAAEGYGPTFVDRTPAGEDEVVPLVRDDVPIRGRVIDARGRPVAGAAVTVASISWNPSGDVDRLIDGFRPRTSEPRPGETERSWSIDVPFLPSAVADQDGRFTIRGVGRGRIASLRVAGTGIETAQIRVATREMPAVEVLFVPGRKDGPKETYYGATFEYVAPPGREVVGTVTDLETGRPVAGATVGSSRWSTSVDPDFQTTTDPQGRYRLVGLPAKPGRFNGDIEEIIAGGGATPPYLSATKPIGRFEAGKPTIVDLALRRGVRVKGRVVDKQTGQGVRSIAVYFVLAGNPYCTPNPRAMSSSLPIGPWTDDDGNFELVASPGPGAIAVRARGKSFLYDDEGMPYRRGTGVETIPGLKWQSVESGLVDTLTDIFKPYEYHGVAGVDPKPGDAEITCEILLDRGRSVPGRVVGPDGSPLAGAVVLGDEDYIFDRGPEPQPSADFVVATLVPNAPRTVTAYHAEKNLAGSLVVGPDEVGPVVLKLEPQGEVTGRLIDAAGLPVAGWQIMHGNPQSSKPSDAGGGAVVATTAGDGRFRIPRIVPGRSYTFTVWSLRPNPQHPRNVTLVEGLIVPSGETKDLGDVSRDAGD
- a CDS encoding PVC-type heme-binding CxxCH protein; its protein translation is MMRLLLFATGLASALLTAPIADARADSPPIRVLFLGDRGHHDPADREAQIAPVLALRGIDVAYTEDVAAALNPETLKGYDALILYANIDEIAPAQAKALVDYVEGGGGFVPIHCASFCFRNSPACVALIGGQFKSHETGVFETAVVAPEHPITKGLVPFKTWDETYVHEKHNAEGRTVLQVRQQEPWTWVRTQGKGRVFYTAYGHDSRTWEQPGFQALLERGIRWAAGRPVFDSRPTVAPGLKPAEVVDAGSDIPNYLPSEKWGVQGEPYRKMPAPLGPAESLKHLIVPKGFEPRLFAAEPEIARPICMAWDHKGRLWIAESFDYPNTKQGRGAEGRDRIKVCEDRDGDGRAETFTIFAEGLNIPTSLCHHDGGVIVHQAPDTLFLKDTDGDGKADVKKVLFTGWGTADTHAGPSNLRYGLDGWIYGIVGYSAFKGTVGGERLAFGQGIYRFKPDGSKLEFLRSTSNNSWGLGLSEEGLIFGSTANGCPSVFLGVPNRYYESVRGSSPSVLRMISATNNIYPETDKVRQVDHHGGFTAAAGHALYTARAYPAPYWNKTAFVAEPTGHLLAAFTLQPKGSDFASYNGWNLVSSDDEWTAPIIAEVGPDGHVWVVDWYNYIVQHNPTPQGFQTGKGAAYETPLRDKTHGRIHRIVWKDAPQPSWKPLDPADADGLVAALGSDNQLWRLHAQRLLVERGKADVVPALLALAADPKVDAIGLNPGAIHALWTLRGLKAIDGDAKARGAAVAALKHPSAGVRRNALQVLPRDAETVAAVVAAGSLADPDVQVRLAALLTLADVPTDPAAGAAIAKALVAGLGAGDRWLTDAAVSAAAAHAEPFLKALAATGAEGVPSPAMLRVVERVAEHHARGGPVDAIGGVLAAFGDVAATPFGRAVAERVVVGEARGWPADRKPTLDAAAEQALAGLLDRLPSEGRGRLVFLGSRWGSEAMKRASEDVAKALLARVGDDSKPERDRIEAAREVVELRPEDDAVAAGLVAAIAPRTPPALAAGLVEALAKGRARGAGPALLDGLPRMTPATRTLALRALLGRGDWTADLLDAVDSGKVGWDGFSLDQKQALAAHPDKALAEKAARLIARGGALPDADRQAVVEKLSKVVLEGGDPAHGKKVFVDQCVKCHKHSGEGGNVGPDLSGMASHPRSELLVHIVDPSRSVEGNFVQYTLATADGRVINGLMASESKTAVELLDADAKTHVVLREDIDEMTASRKSLMPEGFEKQVSEADLKDLLAFLTQRGKYLPLDLRKAAGVVTTRGMFYASESPVERLVFADWGPKEFQGVPYQLIDPKGGRTPNAIMLNGPIGEVAPKMPRAVELDCNAPARAIHILGGIGGWAYNGGEPSKSVSMIVRLHYADGEVEDHPLLDGVHLSDYIRPVEVPGSELAFNLGGRQLRHVKVVPGRAGPIARIELVKGDDRTAPVVMAVTVETE